From one Tiliqua scincoides isolate rTilSci1 chromosome 14, rTilSci1.hap2, whole genome shotgun sequence genomic stretch:
- the ALKBH2 gene encoding DNA oxidative demethylase ALKBH2 isoform X1 has protein sequence MDKFLVRGTCKSPAGQEGRASPEPKAEDTASCAEEGSSGEEKRPRLEASHQEDLGLKCAPWKQIRAEGLSCDYIILFGRSEADRIFQELEKEVEYSEVGAKLHIFGKWHNIPRKQVTYGDAGLTYTYSGTTFTPKPWIPVLDRIRDRIQLATGHTFNFVLINRYKDGHDHMGEHRDDERELVPRSPIASTSFGACRDFVFRHGASRGKGASCHLSPIRLQLEHGSLLMMNYPTNRYWYHSVPSRKKVLAPRINLTFRKVMVL, from the exons ATGGATAAATTCCTAGTCCGAGGCACTTGCAAGTCTCCAGCAGGACAGGAGGGGAGAGCCTCCCCTGAGCCAAAAGCAGAGGATACAGCAAGCTGTGCTGAGGAAGGCAGCAGCGGGGAAGAGAAGCGGCCCAGGCTGGAGGCATCTCACCAAGAGGATCTCGGCTTAAAATGTGCTCCTTGGAAGCAAATCCGGGCCGAGGGCCTGAGCTGTGACTACATCATCCTGTTTGGCCGATCGGAGGCGGATAGAATCTTCCAGGAGTTAGAAAAAGAGGTGGAGTATTCCGAAG TAGGGGCCAAACTCCACATCTTTGGCAAGTGGCACAACATTCCAAGGAAACAAGTGACCTACGGGGACGCTGGGCTGACCTACACTTACTCGGGCACCACCTTTACTCCCAAGCCTTGGATTCCCGTGCTGGATCGCATCAGAGACCGGATCCAGCTGGCCACCGGTCACACCTTCAATTTTGTTCTGATTAACAG GTATAAAGATGGGCACGACCACATGGGCGAGCACAGAGATGACGAGAGAGAGCTGGTCCCTCGCAGCCCCATTGCGTCGACCTCCTTCGGAGCCTGCAGAGATTTTGTCTTCCGGCACGGTGCTTCCCGGGGCAAGGGCGCCTCGTGCCACCTCAGCCCCATCAGGCTGCAGCTGGAGCACGGCAGCCTCCTGATGATGAACTACCCCACCAACCGTTACTGGTACCACAGTGTGCCCAGCCGCAAGAAGGTCTTGGCCCCGAGAATCAACTTGACGTTTCGGAAGGTGATGGTCCTCTAG
- the ALKBH2 gene encoding DNA oxidative demethylase ALKBH2 isoform X2: MDKFLVRGTCKSPAGQEGRASPEPKAEDTASCAEEGSSGEEKRPRLEASHQEDLGLKCAPWKQIRAEGLSCDYIILFGRSEADRIFQELEKEVEYSEGAKLHIFGKWHNIPRKQVTYGDAGLTYTYSGTTFTPKPWIPVLDRIRDRIQLATGHTFNFVLINRYKDGHDHMGEHRDDERELVPRSPIASTSFGACRDFVFRHGASRGKGASCHLSPIRLQLEHGSLLMMNYPTNRYWYHSVPSRKKVLAPRINLTFRKVMVL, from the exons ATGGATAAATTCCTAGTCCGAGGCACTTGCAAGTCTCCAGCAGGACAGGAGGGGAGAGCCTCCCCTGAGCCAAAAGCAGAGGATACAGCAAGCTGTGCTGAGGAAGGCAGCAGCGGGGAAGAGAAGCGGCCCAGGCTGGAGGCATCTCACCAAGAGGATCTCGGCTTAAAATGTGCTCCTTGGAAGCAAATCCGGGCCGAGGGCCTGAGCTGTGACTACATCATCCTGTTTGGCCGATCGGAGGCGGATAGAATCTTCCAGGAGTTAGAAAAAGAGGTGGAGTATTCCGAAG GGGCCAAACTCCACATCTTTGGCAAGTGGCACAACATTCCAAGGAAACAAGTGACCTACGGGGACGCTGGGCTGACCTACACTTACTCGGGCACCACCTTTACTCCCAAGCCTTGGATTCCCGTGCTGGATCGCATCAGAGACCGGATCCAGCTGGCCACCGGTCACACCTTCAATTTTGTTCTGATTAACAG GTATAAAGATGGGCACGACCACATGGGCGAGCACAGAGATGACGAGAGAGAGCTGGTCCCTCGCAGCCCCATTGCGTCGACCTCCTTCGGAGCCTGCAGAGATTTTGTCTTCCGGCACGGTGCTTCCCGGGGCAAGGGCGCCTCGTGCCACCTCAGCCCCATCAGGCTGCAGCTGGAGCACGGCAGCCTCCTGATGATGAACTACCCCACCAACCGTTACTGGTACCACAGTGTGCCCAGCCGCAAGAAGGTCTTGGCCCCGAGAATCAACTTGACGTTTCGGAAGGTGATGGTCCTCTAG